AAGTCCAAGCCTTTTGCTCTAAACCGGTCAAAAATAGCGTCCTTTAATCGATAGGTGGCATAACGTGAATCGGGTAGGGTATCCTTCGTGCTGGCGTCGATTCTGAAGCGAGTTCCCGGTGAAAGTAATTTCTCGAACGGATACATCGCGGCGACTTCGTAAAGATCGTCCGGTTCCTGAATATCTCCCCACGAGGAAAGTTCGAAGCTGATACCGGACGCGATTCCGGAACTTAAGCAAAAATCCCTTACTTTCTTGGCCGGTCCTTTGAAGAAAACACCTCCGCGATTTTCCGATAAAACTTCCAAGCCGGCTTCCTCGACTTCTTCTTTTAAAAGGAACGAAAGTCCGTCTCCGCAAGATGCGTGAAATGTCAAGCTCTCCGGTCTATCAAATTCGCTTAACGATAATTTGCTGGAGTTCCAACCGGAACGAACGTCTTCGTAATGTTCGTTCTCTTCGGAGGGAAAAGCCCGCTCGTTTCCGTAAGAATCCGAATCATTTTGAGGACGAGATCCGAATGGTTTCCGTCCCCCTTGACGAGGGGAACGATCGCCGCCTTCACGAGAGCGATACGGTTTACGTTCGCCACTTTCGCGAGATCCGAATGGTTTTCGATCTCCACTTTCTGAAGAACGAAATGGCTTACGATCTCCGCCTTCTGAAGAACGGAACGGTTTTCGGTCGCCGCCTTCCCGAGAGCCGAATGGTTTTCGATCTCCGCCTTCGCGAGAGCGATACGGCTTGCGATCTCCACTTTCTGAAGAACGAAATGGCTTGCGATCGCCACCTTCCCGAGATCCGAATGGTTTTCGATTTCCGTCTTCTCGGTTTCCGCTTCCTTCGCGAGAGCGATAGGGTTTACGGTCACCACCCTCTGAAGAACGGAACGGTTTACGATCGCCGCCTTCCCGAGATCCGAATGGTTTACGATCTCCGCCTTCTCGGTTTCCGCTTCCTTCGCGGGAGCGATAGGGTTTACGGTCACCACCCTCTGAAGAACGGAATGGTTTACGGTCGCCGCCTTCCCGAGATCCGAATGGTTTTCGATTTCCGTCTTCTCGGTTTCCGCTTCCTTCGCGGGAGCGATAGGGTTTGCGATCTCCACTTTCTGAAGAACGAAATGGCTTGCGATCTCCGCCTTCTGAAGAACGGAATGGTTTACGTTCGCCGCCTTCCCGAGATCCGAATGGTTTACGATCTCCGCCTTCTCGGTTTCCGCTTCCTTCGCGGGAGCGAAATGGCTTGCGATCTCCGCCTTCTGAAGAACGGAACGGTTTACGATCTCCGCCTTCTGAAGAACGGAATGGTTTACGGTCGCCGCCTTCTCGGTTTCCGTTACCTTCGCGGGAGCGATAGGGTTTGCGGTCGCCACCTTCTGAAGAGCGGTATGGTTTACGATCTTCTCCATCTCTGGAACGCGGGGGCCTTCTTTCTCCCCTTGGCGAGGAAGAATTTCCGTCCGAAGAGCGAAATGGCTTTCTATCCCGATTCTGGGATCCACCGGCACTAGAACGATACGGTTTACGTTCTCCATCCGAGCTTCCGCTTTCTTTGGCTCGGTAGGGTTTTCTTTCCGCATCAGGTTTACTTTCCCTGGAACGGAAGGGTTTGGATTCACCGTCTTTATCTGGACGGGGTTTACTGCCGGAGCGGAACGGCTTGCTTTTGGAAGGATCTGAGGATCCTGCGCCCCTGCCTGTCTGACGTGAGGAGGGGCCTTTTTTATTCGCGGATTTTTTTGGAAACAATGTTTAGGAGAGTTGTTGGGCTAAGTAATTCTGAACCCCGATGGTTTTGATGATTTCGAGCTGGGCCTCGAGCCAGTCGATATGCTCCTCCTCGGATACGAGGATCTTCTCGAGCAATTCGCGAGTACCGTTGTCTTTATTGCGGGTGGAAATTTCTATGCCCCGGTTCAGACGCTCTACGGCTGAATATTCTACGTCTAGGTCGTTCTTAAGGATGTTTTCCGTGTCTTTACCCACATTGATTTTCAAATATCTTTGTAGATCCGGAACACCGTCCAAATAGAGAATACGCTCGATGACCTGATCGGCGTGGTGCATTTCTTCGATGGATTCCTTTTTCATGTAATCAGCTAGCTTGTCGTAGCCCCAATTCTTATTCATTTTTGCGTGAATGAAATACTGGTTGATCGCGGTGAGTTCGGCGGAGAGTACTTCCGCTAGGATTTCGAGGACTTCTTGGTTTCCTTTCACGTTGTCTCGCCTCCAATTTATCACTATAAACGATCCGGCGCTATTTTGGAAAGCCCTATTCCGAATCAGGACTGAAAGGGACTCGCTTGTTTTTGACTTTGCGCGGGATTCGGGTTCGAATCCTGTGTAGGATATGCCTCAGGCCTATCTTCTGGATGCCCAGCTGAGTAAGTTCGGTAAGACGGACTCCGATTACCAATCGCTTTCCTATGAGACTGCGAATCACTTACTAAAGCGGAACCCGGAATTTCGACCGGAATTTTTAATCTTTTCCGCAATGGCCCCGGAGAAGTACACGGGAGAAATTTTTTTACCGGCAAAAATCAAAGAAGATCTGGGACTTCCGAGTCTTTACGCGATCAGGACCGAGACTGCCTCTTCTAGCGGAGCCTCGGCCATTCATTTAGGTCGGTACTTGATTCTTTCCGGCCGATTCCGTAGAGGGATCATTATCGCCACGGAGGTGATGAGTCGATTGCCTCGGGAAGAAAATAATCTTTTACTCGGCTCCGTTTTATCGGAAACCCAAAGAAAATTCGCGATGTCCATGGCTCAAGGAGGCGCGATGACCACGACTCGCTACCTCCATGAATACGGATATTCCAGGAAGGACCTCTTTTTACTTTCAAAGAAACTGCATGATAACGGCCTTGAAAATCCGATCGCACATATTAAAAAAAAATTAACCGAGGAGGAATATTTTGCGTCTCCGATTTTTTCCAGTCCTCTTTGCCTATACGATATTTCCCCGTTGTCGGACGGATCTTGCGCAATACTATTGGAATCCGATTCGAATCGGATTGGGGCGGACAAATCGAAAATCTCCGTTCTAGGAACCGGGCATGGTCTCGGGCATGTAAACGGAACTCCGGGAGGCTTGAGCTTTCCGTCTTCCGTCGAGGCGTTCGGGCAGGCCTACAAGGAGGCGGGCATAACCCCGTCCGATGTCCGAGTAGCGGAACTTCATGACGCATTCACGCCGTTCGAATTGATCGGAGCCGAGGATGCAGGTTTATTTCCCAGAGGAAAGGCATTGAAGTTTGTGGAGAAAGGAATTAGCGACAAGAGAGGAAAGCTTCCGATCAATCCTTCCGGTGGATTAAAGACGAGAGGCCACCCGGTAGGAGTTTCCGGCCTGGCACAAATCGCCGAATTATTTTCTTTTATGAAAGAATCGGGACATCCGATAGGATTGGCGCTTTCCATAGGCGGATTGGGAATAAATAATTTCGCGACAATCCTGAAGTTGGAGAATTAACTTTTGCGAAAATCGGATAGAAGGATCTGTTTCCCGGTTTTTCGCGAAGAAGCTTACCGTTAAGAAGGAAGAAATGGCGGAGAATATTCTTTTAATACAAACGGCTTTCTTGGGCGATCTGATTCTGACCACTCCTTTGTTTCGGGAAGTAAAGAGGAAGTATCCGGGATCGAAGTTAACGGTAATCGTAAACAAAGGAACGGAATCCGTGTTGGAAGCGAATCCTTGGATCGACGAGATCATTCCCTTGGACAAAAAAGTCATAAAATCTTCTATGTTCGGTTTTTGGAATTTCACTTCGGAAATTAGAAAACGTAAATTTACCCTCTGCATCGCTCCTCATTTTTCCTTTCGATCTTCCCTGATTGCCTGGAGATCGGGAGCTCCTCGCAGAATCGGCTATAAGACCGCAGGCTTTTCCCTCTTATTAACGGAAAGAAAATCGCGTCCTATTAAAGGTCCTCACGAAGTGGATAAACTTCTTTCCCTACTTTATTCCGAGGAGGAACGTAAATCCGTCTCTCGCAGACCGGAACTCTTTTGGAAGGAAGAATCCGTAAAGGGAATTCAAGAAATTCTAAAAAAGAAAAATTTGAAAAAGGGGAAATACCTACTGATAGCTCCGTCTTCCGTTTGGGAAACCAAGCGCATGCCTGCGGAAAAATTTCGCGAAGTGGGGAGATTGCTGAAGGAAAAGACCGGATTCCCGATCGTTCTTACCGGAGGAAAAGGTGATATTCCTCTCTGCGAAGAAGTGGGAAACGGATTCGCGATCAATCTGGCGGGGCAAACGACTCTGCAGGAAATGTCTTATTTAATGAGCGGCGCTGCCTTACTCGTGACGAACGATTCTTCCCCGATTCATTTCGCGTCCGCATTCGATGTGCCTACTGTAGCCGTATTCGGTGCGACCGTTCCCGAGTTCGGATATACTCCTTTGGCTACGAAAACGTTCATTTCGGAAATTCAAGGTTTACCTTGTCGGCCTTGCGGTATCCACGGAGGTAGGGTTTGTCCGGAAGGTCATTTTCGTTGCATGCTCGAACAGGATCCGCATCGAATCGTTCAGGAAACTCTTCGTCTAATAGGAAGGTAAATTATGGATCATAACATTTTCAAAAAGAGAATCCGGACCGTTCAAAATACTTTAAAGGATGGGGACATACTGCTCTTATTCGCAGCTACCTTACGGATTCGAAATCGGGATGTGGAGTATAAATTTCGCCAAGACTCGGACTATTATTATCTTACGGGAATCGAGGAAGAGGACGGCATTCTGGTGTTGC
The Leptospira inadai serovar Lyme str. 10 genome window above contains:
- the waaF gene encoding lipopolysaccharide heptosyltransferase II; the protein is MAENILLIQTAFLGDLILTTPLFREVKRKYPGSKLTVIVNKGTESVLEANPWIDEIIPLDKKVIKSSMFGFWNFTSEIRKRKFTLCIAPHFSFRSSLIAWRSGAPRRIGYKTAGFSLLLTERKSRPIKGPHEVDKLLSLLYSEEERKSVSRRPELFWKEESVKGIQEILKKKNLKKGKYLLIAPSSVWETKRMPAEKFREVGRLLKEKTGFPIVLTGGKGDIPLCEEVGNGFAINLAGQTTLQEMSYLMSGAALLVTNDSSPIHFASAFDVPTVAVFGATVPEFGYTPLATKTFISEIQGLPCRPCGIHGGRVCPEGHFRCMLEQDPHRIVQETLRLIGR
- the bfr gene encoding bacterioferritin — encoded protein: MKGNQEVLEILAEVLSAELTAINQYFIHAKMNKNWGYDKLADYMKKESIEEMHHADQVIERILYLDGVPDLQRYLKINVGKDTENILKNDLDVEYSAVERLNRGIEISTRNKDNGTRELLEKILVSEEEHIDWLEAQLEIIKTIGVQNYLAQQLS
- a CDS encoding thiolase family protein, whose translation is MPQAYLLDAQLSKFGKTDSDYQSLSYETANHLLKRNPEFRPEFLIFSAMAPEKYTGEIFLPAKIKEDLGLPSLYAIRTETASSSGASAIHLGRYLILSGRFRRGIIIATEVMSRLPREENNLLLGSVLSETQRKFAMSMAQGGAMTTTRYLHEYGYSRKDLFLLSKKLHDNGLENPIAHIKKKLTEEEYFASPIFSSPLCLYDISPLSDGSCAILLESDSNRIGADKSKISVLGTGHGLGHVNGTPGGLSFPSSVEAFGQAYKEAGITPSDVRVAELHDAFTPFELIGAEDAGLFPRGKALKFVEKGISDKRGKLPINPSGGLKTRGHPVGVSGLAQIAELFSFMKESGHPIGLALSIGGLGINNFATILKLEN